CGGGCGACTGTATCGAAAACATCACCTGGACCCCCGACGTCACCATCCGGCACTGCCGCTTCGAACGGACGGACACACGGGGCGTATTGGTGACTACCCGCCGCAAGGTGCTTATCGAAGACAACACGTTTTACCGGACAGGCATGCACGCGATCCTTATCGCGGACGACGCCCTCTCCTGGTTCGAATCCGGCGCCGTCCGGGACGTCACGATCCGTCGCAACCGGTTCATCGGTTGCGGGTACAACGATGCGCCCGACGACTACGTCATCTCCGTCGCCCCGGAGAACAAGAAAATCGTGACCGGGTCCTTTGTCCACCACAATATACGCATCGAGGACAACGAGTTCGATACCGTCGACGGGCTGCTACTGACGGCCAAAAGCGTAGACGGGTTGACGTTCCTGCGGAACAAAGTCGTTGTGCGGGGAGAGGCCAAGGGGGCGCCTTTCCGGATAACCGATTGCGCGGATGTGCGGTTGCAGGACTAATGAGCAGAAAGGATGCGCTAATTTGCGAAATGACGCCGATTCCAGCCAATTTTTGTATATTTGTTGACAATGACACCGCAGCAAAAAATATTGCTTGAGCGTATCACCATCGTTCCTGGCCTCATGAGCGGAAAGCCCACCATCCGCGGATTGCGGTTTCCGGCCGGGGATGTATTGGAGCTCCTGGCAAGCGGTCTCAGCGAAGTGGAGATTCTTGAACAGCATCCCTTACTAGAAAAAGAGGACATACAGGCGGCGTTGCTTTATGCCTCCCTAAAAATGAAAAATACGCTGGTCATTCATGCCGCCTGACTGGGAGATATAGCTCGACACCAACATTTCGCCGGCGATCGCCAAATGGATGAGCGAACACACCGGCATCACTGTCAGGTCGTCTTATACCTAGTCCCTTCACTACGAAACAGACCTTTCAATTTATCAGCGTGCACGTGACCACGGGAAGGTGATACTGCTCTCCAAAGACGCCGACTTCCCCGAATTGATCAGCCGCTTGGGTGCTCCTCCGAAATTGATTACCGTAAAAATTGGCAACTGCGATAACAGAACATTATGGGACTTCCTCCGTCCCGTTATTCTGGACGCCGTGAATGTCCTGGTATCATCAGATACCGACATCATCGAGCTGGATTGAACGGATCTGTTAATTTTGCCCCATGACCCCCGATCTCCTCCTCTCCAACATCCGCCAACACATCCCCTTGGATGAGGCCGAATCCGAATTCCTCCTCTCCGTCCTCATACCCCGCCCCTTC
This sequence is a window from Dinghuibacter silviterrae. Protein-coding genes within it:
- a CDS encoding DUF433 domain-containing protein → MTPQQKILLERITIVPGLMSGKPTIRGLRFPAGDVLELLASGLSEVEILEQHPLLEKEDIQAALLYASLKMKNTLVIHAA